In Flavobacterium enshiense, the genomic stretch GTTTTTGGCTTTACGGAAGGCGACCGCATCATATTTACTTTTTCGGAAGAAGATGGTAAAAAGATAAGCGAAGTTTCCGTTGCCGAATATCCTGATAATACCAAATTTAAGGTAGTGGATGATAAAAAGGTGAAGAAGCAAGAAATCGTGGTGATTCACAAATCGGCTTACCAGTTCAAATTCAAAAATGAGAGTACTGAATGGAGAACTGTTTCGGTGTTAATCCAGCGTATTCCTCCGGGTGATGCTGCAGCTAATTTCGATACTGCTGTAAAATGGGTGACCGTACAGGACACAACGTGGAATTCGGTAACCAAAGATGTGGTTTTAGGATATGATACACTGATGGTTCAGAAAATGAGAAAAGCAGTGGCTTATGAGAAGAAATACGAAGAAATGGTTTTGGATAAAAGTCAGCGCGTGAATGCAAAAACTACTTTGGATACCAATACAACCAATGTGTATTTTACCTTACCAAAAAACCTGATTACTGAAAATGAAACCAAAAAAGTCGTTGCCTGGGCTTATTGGGTTGGCGTAGGGAAGGAAAGCAGTGAATACTGGAACCAAAACCGTAAAATGATTGTGGGAGCAGTTCAAGGTGTGGCGAGTTATTTTTCAACACCTTTGGGCGGACTCGCGGCAGGGGCAATCACGAACCTGGCCTTGCCTTCAAACGGTGAGGATGTGGAATATGCGTTGGTTAATGAAGAAAACAAAAAACTATACCTGGAGGGAAAACCAATCAAATCCTTCGATTTTGGGAAAGGAGTGGCTACATTTAAAAAATTCACAGAAAGTAACATGCTTCAGGGCCGTTACTTCGTAATGCTGAAAAACGATAACTACGTTCAGTCAATAGATGTTAACGTGAAAGTTTCGGCTATAATCGAACATAAAAAGTTTAAAGATGAAAACTACATGGATTTGCAGGTTACGCCTCGAATTACGAAAAAAATAGTGTCTGAGCCAACAATTACAACACGCAAAGTGTTAGTGACTTGGGATTATGGCCGAAAGTAAATTTTAAAGGTTCATGATTTTTGAATCTACCTTTACACTGTTTATCAACGTTTGGTAAACGACACAGTAACGTTCGGTCAATTTTAAAAGCGTCTGGATTTTTTCATCGCTTTCGTTTGTTTTGATCTCAAAAATCAATCGTATTTGCTTGAAACCAACCGGAACATCTCTTGAAATTCCGAGCGTTCCTCTAAAGTCCAAATCGCCTTCGGCTTTAACAATACCTTCAGTTAGATTGATTTCCAATGCTGTTGCAACAGCGCTGAGGGTAACTCCTGCACAGGCAACTAACGATTCGAGCAACATGTCTCCGGAACATAATTGAAAACCCGTTCCGCCTGTTGCGGGATGAAGACCTGCTTCTGATATCCTTAACCCTGTTTCGATTTTACACGAAATATTTTCGCCAATATTTCCCTTTGCTTTTAAGGTTATCAAAGCAGCATCACCATCCTTGGTATATTTCTCTTTTAAGGGAGTTTGCAGTTTTTTTAATTCCTCGCTGTTCATAAGATGAGTTGGATTTTTAAAATCGAATTGACGTAAAAAAAAACCGCAACTTATTATATAAGATGCGGTTTTTATTTTTGTTCTGCCTATTCCTGTTTAAGGCTTCGAATCTGTTTTAGTTTCTCTTTCCAGGTTTTCAATTCTTCTTTATGACGGTCAATGCTTTTTTGAACTTCTCTTACAAACGGATTTTCATCTTTTGTTTTCTTGCCGCTGCTGATAAACTGAA encodes the following:
- a CDS encoding OsmC family protein, which encodes MNSEELKKLQTPLKEKYTKDGDAALITLKAKGNIGENISCKIETGLRISEAGLHPATGGTGFQLCSGDMLLESLVACAGVTLSAVATALEINLTEGIVKAEGDLDFRGTLGISRDVPVGFKQIRLIFEIKTNESDEKIQTLLKLTERYCVVYQTLINSVKVDSKIMNL